One genomic window of Quercus lobata isolate SW786 chromosome 9, ValleyOak3.0 Primary Assembly, whole genome shotgun sequence includes the following:
- the LOC115959556 gene encoding CDT1-like protein b produces MELSSSSKSKSMKPHSKHFNSPDQLSSKTPEKQPTQLPRNREVRKVAETARRQIQSWPTSPEPHKSKKPLPQQPTKLPEKYEILAQFFDSLDSSIRLLRLKGSSSSFTNICPKIECLTDRRFTHRHLAQLKFILRDAIEIKRVLVFDEGTSCMKPDLHVSINVDAVDNNGKLKSESGNMHLRKVLRSWLVDFSKSFPEVDEIPEELLPEPFNRKELDVHSNMKTPTSSFPIKTSTVALTALQSAVSETCIQDDKIAEGTEQGLNSNINDSLNMSFPLGTSIEAHRKQQPVVASHLSRSFHKRFSQKVISHEVQNYPLNLSKTDLQSSVLPVPESPLKKSSSKEKSSSAAGTPSPSKLSFESTSNEKCLAVNASPAHLPQSCPPATPSKEIDAMNNENGSPAEIANIHLTPAKHVLTPAGLMNVTPTLYPPKRCYMSPEDDSTSSPNKLIRRPPRSRSLKFDTPIKNGNIGDEMDDTGGVLVDNDVFDILPENILQSIIEKERKAVEERNPVISRAKRRRQMIASLPKLFNMIHFLFQSIKQSVITKEELIHNIIASHCGIVDRREVEEQLNLLIELVPEWISEKLASGGDLLFCINKTSSPESLRARLEEAK; encoded by the exons ATGGAGCTTTCATCTTCatcaaaatccaaatccatGAAACCCCATTCAAAACACTTCAACTCACCCGACCAGCTGAGCTCCAAAACTCCAGAAAAACAGCCCACACAGCTCCCCCGCAACCGCGAAGTCAGAAAAGTCGCCGAAACCGCTAGAAGGCAGATCCAATCCTGGCCAACCTCCCCAGAGCCCCATAAGTCCAAGAAACCGCTCCCCCAGCAGCCCACTAAGCTACCCGAAAA GTATGAGATTCTTGCTCAGTTTTTTGATAGCTTGGATAGTTCTATTCGGTTGTTGCGGTTGAAGGGTTCCTCATCCTCCTTCACCAATATTTGCCCCAAAATCGAGTGTTTAACTgatag gaGGTTTACACACAGGCACTTGGCTCAATTGAAGTTTATTTTGCGTGATGCAATTGAGATAAAGAGGGTACTTGTGTTTGATGAGGGGACGAGCTGTATGAAGCCGGATCTCCATGTTTCCATCAACGTTGATGCAGTGGATAATAATGGGAAGTTGAAATCTGAAAGCGGGAATATGCATTTGAGGAAGGTGTTACGTTCGTGGCTTGTGGATTTTTCAAAATCCTTTCCTGAG GTGGATGAAATTCCAGAGGAACTGTTGCCTGAACCATTCAATCGTAAAGAGCTAGACGTCCATTCGAACATGAAAACACCCACCTCATCATTTCCTATTAAGACATCAACTGTTGCACTAACAGCTCTGCAATCAGCAGTATCAGAAACCTGCATTCAGGATGATAAAATTGCAGAAGGAACAGAACAAGGTCTGAATTCAAACATAAACGATTCTCTCAACATGTCATTTCCCCTCGGGACATCAATCGAAGCACATAGAAAACAGCAACCAGTGGTAGCATCACATCTCTCTCGATCTTTCCACAAGCGCTTTTCACAGAAAGTCATTAGCCATGAAGTACAGAactatcctctaaacttatcaAAGACTGATCTCCAATCTTCAGTTCTTCCAGTTCCAGAGTCACCACTTAAGAAAAGTTCCTCCAAAGAGAAAAGTAGTTCTGCTGCTGGTACTCCATCCCCATCAAAACTGTCGTTTGAATCAACCAGCAATGAAAAATGTCTGGCAGTTAATGCTTCCCCTGCTCATTTGCCACAATCTTGCCCACCAGCAACCCCAAGCAAAGAGATAGATGCCATGAATAATGAGAATGGGTCTCCTGCAGAAATTGCTAATATCCATTTGACTCCTGCAAAACATGTTCTCACTCCAGCTGGGCTGATGAATGTCACGCCCACATTGTATCCACCAAAGAGATGTTATATGAGCCCAGAGGATGATTCCACTAGCTCACCAAACAAGTTAATAAGGCGTCCACCCCGTTCAAGATCGTTAAAATTTGACACTCCCATAAAGAATGGAAACATTGGTGATGAAATGGATGACACTGGAGGTGTTTTAGTTGATAATGATGTTTTTGATATTCTTCCTGAGAATATTTTGCAATCG ataatagagaaagagaggaaggcAGTAGAAGAGAGAAATCCGGTGATCTCACGGGCAAAACGGAGGCGACAAATGATTGCTAGCCTGCCTAAGCTCTTCAACATGATTCACTTCTTATTTCAGTCTATTAAGCAGTCTGTTATCACAAAAGAGGAGCTTATACACAATATAATTGCAAGCCATTGTGGTATTGTTGACAGAA GAGAAGTTGAAGAGCAGCTAAACCTCTTAATAGAATTAGTTCCGGAATGGATTTCAGAAAAGTTGGCATCTGGAGGGGATTTGCTCTTCTG TATAAATAAAACATCAAGTCCTGAGTCATTACGTGCACGGCTTGAAGAAGCAAAGTGA